One Bacillus sp. FJAT-52991 genomic region harbors:
- a CDS encoding NERD domain-containing protein, translated as MAQLIKLQDYISRYEIDLYKYPSHFVRLKKQQWEKTKEQWERNQWEGAEGAEEFEEDIAQEGMLHKIKSMLKRQKEIEEESDVQEQVEAALFDVEKLYDVQHVDELKHKFLDQLFRFQVKWASSTIREKSYIDFKYFHDERLKFFLQRFPDSFMLLYQPILRLKNAPMELDIILLTPTEAWCLTFLEEEDQSVYIGSTERFWMKRYGEREAKVLSPVLALNRMEIVMKQLFLQHEVDFPIRKAIISRNGFVDYPNVPYDLEVIDERKFEEWFTRLRNMRSPLKNMQLKAAKSLLDVGQTTSFLRPEWEEDDGVIFKDEESD; from the coding sequence ATGGCGCAGTTAATTAAGTTGCAAGATTACATTTCGAGATATGAAATCGATTTATATAAGTACCCTTCCCATTTTGTCCGTTTGAAAAAACAACAATGGGAAAAAACAAAAGAGCAATGGGAACGAAATCAATGGGAAGGCGCAGAGGGTGCCGAAGAATTTGAAGAAGATATTGCTCAAGAAGGAATGCTACATAAAATCAAATCAATGTTAAAACGACAAAAAGAGATAGAAGAGGAATCTGACGTTCAAGAACAGGTAGAAGCAGCATTGTTTGATGTCGAAAAGCTTTATGATGTACAGCATGTGGATGAGCTAAAGCACAAGTTTCTAGACCAGCTTTTTCGTTTTCAAGTGAAATGGGCAAGCTCGACAATCCGTGAGAAATCATATATTGATTTTAAATACTTTCATGATGAGCGTTTGAAGTTCTTTTTGCAGAGGTTCCCTGATTCGTTTATGTTGCTATATCAACCGATTCTTCGGTTGAAAAATGCACCAATGGAATTAGATATTATACTGCTTACACCGACAGAAGCTTGGTGTTTGACTTTCTTAGAGGAAGAGGATCAGTCCGTCTACATTGGTTCAACGGAGCGATTCTGGATGAAGAGATATGGGGAAAGGGAAGCGAAAGTATTAAGCCCTGTTCTTGCTTTAAACCGAATGGAAATTGTTATGAAGCAGTTATTTCTTCAGCATGAGGTCGACTTCCCTATTCGCAAAGCGATTATTTCTCGCAATGGGTTTGTCGATTATCCTAATGTACCTTATGATCTAGAAGTGATTGATGAGCGGAAATTCGAGGAATGGTTTACTAGGCTTCGCAATATGAGATCTCCGTTGAAAAATATGCAGTTAAAAGCAGCGAAAAGCTTGCTGGACGTGGGACAAACGACAAGTTTTCTTCGTCCAGAGTGGGAAGAGGATGATGGGGTTATTTTCAAGGATGAAGAAAGTGACTAA
- the thpR gene encoding RNA 2',3'-cyclic phosphodiesterase — MGHHYFFALALPEKIKEQLHQAFLDRNLPFARAVHEQDLHLTLAFLGEAEGGKLKKARDGVTKALDTFSPFALTIDSFGTFGKEEQPRIFWAGVKLEPKLNQLQQAVSTACREAGFQLESRPFRPHITLARKWQGEKAYLPPVSPTAIHFFTEKVVLYKTHLDRSPKYEEHDIFLVTE, encoded by the coding sequence ATGGGTCATCATTATTTCTTTGCACTCGCTTTACCAGAAAAGATTAAGGAGCAATTGCATCAAGCATTTCTTGATAGGAACCTTCCTTTTGCTCGTGCTGTTCATGAGCAGGATCTTCATTTGACTTTAGCTTTTTTAGGAGAAGCCGAGGGGGGAAAATTAAAAAAGGCGAGGGATGGAGTGACTAAAGCGCTAGATACGTTTTCCCCCTTTGCTTTGACGATTGATTCATTTGGCACATTTGGTAAAGAAGAACAGCCCCGTATTTTTTGGGCAGGAGTGAAACTAGAGCCTAAACTAAATCAATTACAGCAGGCGGTGAGTACAGCTTGTCGTGAAGCGGGCTTTCAATTAGAGAGTCGGCCATTTCGTCCCCATATTACATTGGCAAGAAAGTGGCAAGGAGAAAAGGCGTATCTCCCTCCAGTAAGCCCAACTGCTATCCACTTTTTCACTGAAAAAGTGGTACTATACAAAACGCATCTCGATCGAAGCCCTAAATATGAAGAACACGATATTTTTTTAGTAACTGAATGA
- a CDS encoding M42 family metallopeptidase encodes MNQETMELFKTLTELPGTSGNEHQVRAFMRKMLTPYSDEIIQDGLGSIFGLKKGNESGPTVLVAGHMDEVGFMVTDITENGMIRFQTLGGWWSQVLLAQRVEIITDHGPVIGVVGSIPPHLLSEALRQKPMSIKNMLIDIGADNREDAKKIGIKPGQQIVPVSSFTPMANEKKVLAKAWDNRYGCGLAIELLKELKDEKLPNMLYSGATVQEEVGLRGAQTAAEMIQPDIFFALDASPANDMSGDKSQFGQIGKGALLRIFDRTMVTHRGMREFVLDTAETHQIPYQYFISQGGTDAGRVHTSNEGVPSAVIGICSRYIHTHASIVHVDDYAAAKELIIRLVKACDQSTVDSIKAGS; translated from the coding sequence ATGAATCAAGAAACAATGGAGCTGTTTAAAACATTAACAGAGCTACCTGGCACTTCTGGAAATGAGCATCAAGTACGTGCGTTTATGCGAAAAATGTTAACGCCTTATTCGGATGAAATCATTCAAGATGGTCTTGGTAGCATCTTTGGCTTGAAAAAAGGAAATGAGTCTGGTCCGACTGTCCTGGTAGCGGGGCATATGGACGAAGTTGGTTTTATGGTAACCGATATTACTGAGAATGGCATGATTCGATTTCAAACGCTTGGAGGATGGTGGAGTCAAGTACTTCTTGCTCAGCGCGTGGAAATTATCACTGATCACGGTCCAGTCATTGGAGTGGTTGGTTCCATTCCGCCGCATTTATTAAGCGAGGCGTTGCGCCAAAAGCCAATGTCGATCAAAAATATGTTGATTGATATTGGGGCAGATAATCGCGAGGATGCGAAAAAAATCGGCATTAAGCCTGGACAGCAAATTGTTCCCGTTTCTTCGTTTACTCCGATGGCGAATGAGAAGAAAGTTCTTGCCAAAGCATGGGACAATCGCTACGGTTGCGGACTGGCGATTGAGTTATTAAAAGAATTAAAGGATGAAAAACTGCCAAATATGCTCTATTCAGGAGCGACTGTTCAAGAGGAAGTCGGCCTACGAGGAGCTCAGACGGCGGCGGAAATGATCCAGCCAGATATTTTCTTTGCGCTTGATGCCAGCCCGGCCAATGATATGTCAGGAGACAAGTCTCAGTTTGGACAAATTGGGAAAGGGGCTTTGTTGCGTATTTTTGACCGCACAATGGTCACTCATCGCGGCATGCGGGAATTTGTGTTAGATACAGCAGAGACCCATCAAATTCCGTATCAGTATTTTATCTCTCAAGGAGGAACTGATGCCGGTCGTGTCCATACCTCTAATGAAGGGGTGCCAAGTGCTGTGATTGGCATTTGCTCACGCTATATTCATACGCATGCGTCGATTGTTCATGTCGATGATTATGCGGCAGCGAAAGAGCTGATTATTCGACTTGTGAAAGCATGTGATCAATCAACTGTTGATAGCATTAAAGCAGGAAGTTAA
- a CDS encoding DeoR family transcriptional regulator: MKPSTNRMLNRIKSVYMFIRENGTVSTQEIVDEFGITPRTIQRDLNVLAYNDLVISPSRGKWTTTEKKVRISS; the protein is encoded by the coding sequence TTGAAACCTTCAACAAATCGGATGCTAAATCGAATTAAATCAGTCTATATGTTTATTAGAGAAAACGGGACTGTTTCAACTCAGGAAATCGTAGATGAATTCGGCATCACTCCTCGCACCATTCAACGTGATTTGAATGTGTTAGCCTACAACGACTTAGTCATTAGTCCAAGTCGTGGCAAGTGGACAACAACGGAAAAGAAAGTTCGAATTAGCTCTTAA
- a CDS encoding YtnP family quorum-quenching lactonase, translating to METMKVGELTLTWLNGGATNLDGGAMFGVVPKPLWSRKYSVNEKNQIELRNDPIFFQLDGKNILIESGLGNNRLSDKQKRNYGVAEESQVEYSLKELGLTPEDIDIVIMTHMHFDHALGLTKVVDGKLASAFPNAIIYTSETEWKEMREPNIRSKNTYWKENWEAITEQVQTFKEELEVVPGVKMIHSGGHSDGHSIIIIESGEETLIHMADLMPTHAHQNVLWVLAFDDYPMDSIAMKQQYLPEGMKKGAWFIFYHDAMYRAVKWNESGELIDCIKREKIIV from the coding sequence ATGGAAACAATGAAAGTTGGGGAGCTGACATTGACATGGTTGAATGGGGGAGCCACTAATTTAGATGGGGGAGCGATGTTTGGAGTCGTGCCTAAACCATTGTGGTCGCGTAAATACTCTGTAAATGAAAAGAATCAAATTGAGCTAAGGAATGATCCGATATTCTTTCAACTGGATGGGAAGAATATCTTAATTGAATCGGGGCTTGGCAACAACCGACTATCAGACAAGCAAAAACGAAATTATGGAGTAGCCGAGGAATCTCAAGTCGAATATTCACTGAAGGAACTAGGGTTGACGCCTGAGGATATTGATATCGTTATTATGACGCATATGCATTTTGATCATGCCCTAGGATTAACAAAAGTGGTGGATGGCAAGCTTGCTTCTGCCTTTCCAAACGCTATTATTTACACATCGGAAACAGAGTGGAAGGAAATGAGGGAACCAAATATCCGCTCGAAAAACACGTATTGGAAAGAGAATTGGGAAGCGATTACCGAACAAGTCCAAACGTTTAAAGAAGAATTAGAAGTGGTGCCAGGGGTGAAAATGATTCACTCTGGTGGTCACAGTGACGGTCATTCGATCATTATTATTGAGAGTGGCGAAGAAACATTGATTCATATGGCCGATTTAATGCCTACTCATGCTCATCAAAATGTGTTATGGGTGCTTGCGTTTGATGATTATCCAATGGACTCGATTGCCATGAAGCAACAATATTTGCCAGAAGGAATGAAAAAAGGTGCTTGGTTTATTTTTTATCATGATGCGATGTATCGTGCAGTGAAATGGAATGAGAGCGGGGAACTCATCGACTGCATTAAAAGGGAAAAAATCATAGTTTAA
- a CDS encoding phosphotransferase family protein: MEHLFGQEWEITPAGGVTGKAYFARCGGQQLFLKKNSSPFLAVLSAEGIVPKLIWTKRLENGDVVSAQHWLEGRELKPHEMVKSRVAQLMCKIHSSQPLLSMLERIGIKPSSPEMIMKEIQIRLDEDTLKHREVLSSLQFLQENMAKVNHNHYVVCHGDVNHNNWLLSKENELFLIDWDGAMIGDPAIDLGMLLYKYIDKSEWQAWLSDYGLTFTPNLQLRMKWYVIAQMLLSIQWDKETNRLLEMEAGLTDLTKFLL, translated from the coding sequence TTGGAACATTTATTTGGACAAGAATGGGAAATCACTCCTGCTGGTGGAGTAACAGGCAAGGCTTACTTTGCTAGATGCGGTGGACAACAATTATTTTTAAAAAAGAACTCTTCCCCTTTTTTGGCCGTGTTGTCTGCTGAGGGCATCGTTCCAAAGCTCATCTGGACGAAACGGCTAGAAAATGGAGATGTCGTCTCAGCTCAACATTGGCTTGAAGGGCGAGAGCTAAAGCCGCATGAGATGGTAAAGAGTCGAGTAGCCCAGCTTATGTGCAAAATCCATTCTTCTCAGCCGCTGCTGTCCATGCTTGAGAGAATTGGGATCAAACCTTCTTCTCCTGAAATGATTATGAAGGAGATTCAAATACGGTTAGATGAGGACACCTTGAAGCATAGGGAAGTCCTGTCGAGTTTGCAATTTTTGCAAGAGAACATGGCAAAGGTCAATCATAATCATTACGTCGTTTGTCACGGAGATGTCAATCATAATAACTGGTTGTTGTCAAAGGAGAACGAGCTATTTTTAATTGATTGGGATGGAGCGATGATCGGCGACCCTGCGATTGATCTTGGCATGTTGTTATATAAATATATAGACAAGAGTGAATGGCAGGCGTGGCTTTCAGATTATGGGCTTACGTTCACTCCGAATTTGCAATTGAGGATGAAGTGGTATGTGATCGCACAAATGTTATTGTCCATTCAGTGGGATAAAGAAACGAATCGCTTACTAGAGATGGAAGCGGGTTTAACTGATTTAACAAAATTCCTACTGTGA
- the cysK gene encoding cysteine synthase A: protein MKTVHNIAELIGDTPLVKLNRLNPENGADVYVKLEFFNPSKSVKDRAAFNMIIEAEKAGVLKPGSTIIEPTSGNTGIGLAMNAAARGYKAILVMPDTMTKERINLLKAYGASVVLTPGSEKMPGAIKKAEELAKEIPNSFIPMQFDNKANPNAHRKTTALEIIESVQQIGKNLGAFVATAGTGGTITGTGEVLKEHYPNLLVHVVEPAGSPVLSGGKPGKHKLVGTSPGFIPNTLNEDVYNYIYQIKDEDAYDITHRLAREEGLLVGPSSGAACYAAIQTARTLTKDDIVICIACDTGERYLSSDLFE, encoded by the coding sequence ATGAAAACTGTTCACAATATCGCTGAATTGATTGGAGATACCCCCCTTGTTAAATTAAATCGACTCAACCCAGAGAACGGGGCCGATGTATATGTGAAGCTGGAATTTTTCAATCCGAGTAAAAGCGTGAAAGACCGGGCAGCCTTCAATATGATCATAGAAGCCGAAAAAGCGGGTGTATTAAAACCGGGTTCAACAATTATTGAACCAACAAGTGGAAACACAGGTATCGGTCTAGCAATGAATGCAGCAGCAAGAGGTTACAAAGCGATTCTTGTTATGCCGGATACGATGACAAAGGAACGGATTAATTTACTGAAAGCGTATGGAGCTAGCGTCGTGCTTACCCCCGGAAGTGAAAAGATGCCTGGTGCAATCAAAAAAGCAGAAGAGCTAGCGAAGGAAATTCCTAACAGCTTCATTCCGATGCAATTTGATAACAAAGCCAATCCAAACGCCCATCGAAAAACGACGGCACTGGAGATCATCGAGAGCGTTCAACAAATCGGCAAAAACCTTGGTGCCTTTGTTGCCACAGCCGGCACAGGAGGCACGATTACTGGTACGGGCGAAGTGTTAAAAGAGCATTACCCGAACTTACTCGTACATGTCGTGGAACCAGCCGGATCCCCTGTCCTTTCTGGTGGAAAGCCAGGCAAACATAAGCTTGTCGGAACAAGCCCTGGATTTATTCCAAACACATTAAATGAAGATGTGTATAACTATATTTATCAAATTAAAGACGAAGATGCTTACGACATCACGCATCGACTCGCTCGGGAAGAAGGCCTTCTCGTTGGACCATCTTCAGGTGCTGCTTGCTATGCTGCGATTCAAACAGCGAGAACATTAACAAAGGATGACATCGTTATTTGTATCGCCTGCGACACAGGAGAGCGCTATTTATCGAGTGATCTTTTTGAATAA
- the pulA gene encoding type I pullulanase: protein MANRPFEAYLDQLNVITMILPMHYYNGQSERFFLELDAEMMELEMIDKVQIEDGVKYTCYTPIVPEFGRPHIVLDERLMRTDLQIGGVIRTSEFDDLFYYDGSDLGASYTKEATRFRLWAPTATEVFVKYRPANSEEGLYTKMFRRDQGVYDALVPGDLAGAYYQYHLRVNNHWKEAGDPYAKAISLHSEWSCVLDEDKVTVSTHSLPPFSSPLDAIIYEASIRDFSMHPDSGMQHKGKYLAFMEKKTSGRFGQSTGVAYLKELGITHLELLPFNDFFGVSDTQPHANYNWGYNPLYFNVPEGSYSSDPKGPHTRVIELKRMIESLHEEGIRVIMDVVYNHVYIRETSAFERIVPGYFFRQDEFGRPSNGTGVGNDFASERKMARKFIIDSLQYWLTTYNVDGFRFDLMGILDIETMNEAKKMVDRLKPGCILLGEGWQLNTALAKELKANVANQAKLPGIAQFNDWFRDTIKGSTFNLYDHGFALGRETLSHEAFQVAGGSIGFGNRQGLFLQPDQSVNYVESHDNYTLWDKLEACFPGEVEGNKKRQRLATAMVLLSQGIPFLHSGQEFFRTKFGVENSYTSSDTINQLDWNRQYENGSTVKFIKGLIQIRKHHEAFRLKSAQEIRRHLIKGASDGGSLVLLLSNVGEYGEWQEILLVFHPSPYKSKVTLPSRPSPWKVIVEDEVAGVAVLREASDYLEIEPISVLVCVQSK, encoded by the coding sequence ATGGCGAACCGACCTTTTGAGGCCTATTTAGATCAATTGAATGTGATCACGATGATTCTTCCTATGCATTATTATAATGGTCAGTCAGAGCGTTTTTTTCTCGAACTTGATGCAGAAATGATGGAACTTGAGATGATCGATAAAGTACAGATAGAGGATGGTGTGAAGTATACTTGTTACACACCGATCGTACCAGAATTTGGTCGTCCTCACATTGTGCTTGATGAGCGATTAATGCGGACAGATTTACAAATTGGTGGGGTAATCCGTACCAGTGAGTTTGATGATCTTTTTTATTATGACGGTTCAGACTTAGGTGCTTCTTATACGAAGGAAGCTACTCGTTTTCGTTTATGGGCTCCTACAGCAACGGAAGTGTTTGTGAAATATCGGCCTGCAAATAGCGAGGAAGGATTATATACGAAAATGTTTCGTCGTGATCAAGGAGTATACGATGCGCTCGTTCCTGGTGATTTAGCTGGTGCCTATTATCAATATCATTTACGTGTTAACAATCATTGGAAAGAAGCGGGTGACCCTTACGCGAAGGCGATTTCTTTGCATAGTGAGTGGTCGTGTGTGTTAGATGAAGACAAAGTCACTGTTTCTACGCATTCGCTCCCACCTTTTTCTTCTCCACTGGATGCCATTATTTATGAAGCATCGATCCGCGACTTTTCCATGCATCCAGATAGCGGGATGCAACATAAGGGGAAGTATCTGGCGTTTATGGAAAAGAAGACAAGCGGCCGTTTCGGTCAATCGACAGGTGTGGCTTATTTAAAAGAGCTGGGCATTACTCATTTAGAATTGCTGCCTTTTAATGACTTTTTTGGTGTGTCAGATACACAGCCACATGCTAATTATAACTGGGGCTATAATCCACTTTATTTTAATGTGCCGGAAGGAAGTTACAGTTCTGATCCTAAAGGTCCACATACGCGAGTGATTGAATTAAAAAGAATGATTGAATCTCTTCATGAAGAAGGAATTCGCGTTATTATGGATGTGGTATATAACCATGTGTATATTCGTGAAACCTCTGCTTTTGAACGAATTGTGCCAGGATATTTCTTTCGTCAAGACGAGTTTGGCCGTCCATCTAATGGCACAGGGGTAGGCAATGATTTTGCCTCTGAACGGAAAATGGCGAGGAAATTTATTATAGATTCGCTTCAATATTGGTTAACGACTTACAATGTCGATGGCTTCCGTTTTGATTTAATGGGTATTCTCGATATTGAAACGATGAATGAAGCGAAGAAGATGGTCGACCGTCTTAAACCAGGCTGTATCTTGCTCGGAGAAGGCTGGCAGCTCAACACAGCACTTGCGAAAGAGTTGAAAGCGAATGTAGCGAATCAAGCAAAGCTTCCCGGTATTGCTCAATTTAATGATTGGTTTCGAGACACCATTAAAGGCAGTACGTTTAATTTATATGATCATGGCTTTGCACTTGGAAGGGAAACTCTTAGCCATGAAGCATTTCAAGTCGCTGGTGGGAGCATCGGCTTTGGGAACAGACAAGGGCTATTTCTTCAACCAGATCAATCTGTCAATTATGTCGAGTCACATGATAATTATACGCTTTGGGATAAGTTAGAAGCTTGTTTCCCTGGTGAAGTAGAAGGGAACAAAAAGCGGCAACGTCTCGCGACAGCAATGGTGTTGCTATCACAAGGTATCCCTTTTTTGCACAGCGGACAAGAATTTTTTCGCACAAAGTTTGGGGTAGAAAACAGCTACACAAGTTCAGATACGATCAATCAATTAGATTGGAATCGTCAATATGAAAATGGCTCTACTGTTAAATTTATTAAAGGTTTAATTCAAATAAGAAAGCATCATGAAGCCTTTCGATTGAAAAGTGCTCAAGAGATTCGCCGTCATTTAATTAAAGGAGCTTCAGATGGAGGCTCGTTAGTATTGTTATTAAGCAATGTAGGGGAATATGGAGAATGGCAAGAAATTTTGCTCGTTTTTCATCCTTCACCGTATAAAAGTAAAGTGACATTGCCTAGCCGTCCATCTCCTTGGAAAGTTATTGTCGAGGATGAAGTGGCAGGTGTTGCTGTTTTGAGAGAAGCAAGTGATTATTTAGAAATAGAACCGATTAGCGTACTTGTGTGTGTACAATCGAAATAA
- the pepV gene encoding dipeptidase PepV, which translates to MTAIDWMLEVEKRKDDLLRDLQSLIAIKSVLDEEGATANAPLGQQVKEALDFMLALGEKDGFTGKNVDNLAGHLEFGEGEELLGVLCHVDVVPEGDDWTTDPFGGEIRDGKIFGRGAIDDKGPTMAAYYAMKIVKELGQSFHKRVRMIIGTDEESDWRCVDRYFAKEEMPAIGFAPDADFPIIFAEKGIADFDMVFSPVVPTAEHSVNMFVHSFESGRRYNMVPDYAKAILTVNSGQTELLQSYSDFAKDNGLDGQYYIDRGLLVLEMKGVSAHGMEPDLGKSAGLYLVEFLANRVLDEQSAHFFQWTSRFFFKDSRGKALGINYQDDITGDLTINVGKLSYDEQKGGRLGLNMRYPVTFPFAEKKAELTERLKQEKVVIENFSNSEPHHVEQDHPFIQTLAKVYEEQTGEKAQLLSIGGGTYARSLKTGVAYGALFPGRADVAHQKDEHMFVEDLLKATAIYAQAIWELAVEK; encoded by the coding sequence ATGACGGCGATTGATTGGATGTTGGAAGTGGAGAAGCGAAAGGACGATTTGCTTCGGGATTTGCAGTCATTAATTGCGATAAAAAGCGTGTTAGATGAGGAAGGAGCAACGGCGAATGCTCCGCTTGGACAGCAGGTGAAAGAGGCGCTTGACTTTATGTTGGCACTTGGTGAAAAGGATGGGTTTACTGGTAAAAATGTAGATAACCTTGCCGGACATTTAGAATTCGGTGAAGGGGAGGAATTATTAGGGGTCTTATGTCATGTAGATGTCGTTCCTGAAGGGGATGATTGGACGACTGATCCGTTTGGTGGAGAAATTAGAGACGGCAAAATTTTTGGTCGCGGGGCAATAGATGATAAAGGGCCGACGATGGCGGCTTATTATGCGATGAAAATTGTTAAGGAGCTCGGACAATCTTTTCACAAACGAGTGCGGATGATTATTGGAACGGATGAAGAAAGTGATTGGCGTTGTGTAGATCGCTATTTTGCTAAGGAAGAAATGCCAGCGATTGGTTTTGCTCCGGATGCCGATTTTCCGATTATTTTTGCAGAAAAAGGAATTGCTGATTTCGATATGGTTTTCTCACCAGTTGTTCCGACGGCAGAACACTCGGTGAACATGTTTGTTCATTCGTTTGAATCTGGCCGACGTTACAATATGGTGCCTGATTATGCGAAAGCGATTTTAACGGTGAATAGTGGACAAACTGAGCTGCTACAAAGCTACAGTGATTTTGCGAAAGACAATGGCTTAGATGGGCAATATTATATTGATCGTGGATTGCTCGTATTAGAAATGAAGGGCGTATCTGCTCATGGGATGGAGCCTGATCTTGGGAAAAGTGCTGGTTTATATTTGGTGGAATTTTTGGCGAATCGAGTACTTGATGAACAGTCCGCTCACTTTTTCCAATGGACAAGTCGCTTTTTCTTTAAAGATTCTCGTGGAAAAGCGTTAGGAATCAATTATCAGGATGATATCACAGGTGATTTGACTATTAATGTTGGAAAGCTTTCCTATGATGAACAAAAGGGTGGGCGCTTAGGCTTGAATATGCGCTATCCTGTGACGTTCCCGTTCGCAGAGAAAAAAGCTGAACTGACGGAGCGTTTGAAACAAGAGAAGGTTGTTATCGAAAATTTTTCAAATAGCGAGCCTCATCATGTGGAGCAAGATCATCCGTTTATTCAAACACTAGCAAAAGTATATGAAGAACAAACAGGTGAGAAGGCCCAGTTATTATCGATTGGTGGAGGAACTTATGCACGCTCATTAAAAACAGGTGTTGCCTATGGTGCGCTGTTCCCGGGTCGAGCGGATGTAGCCCATCAAAAAGATGAGCATATGTTTGTAGAAGATTTACTGAAAGCGACAGCCATTTATGCTCAAGCGATTTGGGAGTTAGCTGTGGAAAAATAA
- the trmB gene encoding tRNA (guanosine(46)-N7)-methyltransferase TrmB, which produces MRLRNKPWAREKIETHPQYVVANPAEHKGKWEEVFGNDNPIYIEVGTGKGQFVTGMAKAHPDINFIGIELYESVIVSALDRLIEAELPNLKLLNVDAKNLADYFAKGDVDRVYLNFSDPWPKARHEKRRLTYKTFLKLYEDIMPEDGEIHFKTDNQGLFEYSLKSFSDYGLLLTYVSLDLHKSDFEGNIMTEYEEKFSAKGQRIYRSEVKYR; this is translated from the coding sequence ATGCGATTAAGAAATAAACCATGGGCTCGAGAGAAAATTGAAACTCATCCACAGTACGTGGTAGCTAATCCAGCGGAGCATAAAGGAAAGTGGGAAGAAGTATTTGGCAATGATAACCCGATCTACATTGAAGTAGGGACGGGAAAAGGTCAATTTGTTACTGGAATGGCTAAAGCGCATCCAGATATTAATTTTATTGGGATTGAATTATATGAAAGCGTGATTGTGTCTGCTTTAGATCGTTTAATTGAGGCGGAACTTCCTAACTTGAAGCTGTTAAATGTTGACGCCAAAAATTTGGCCGATTATTTTGCTAAAGGTGATGTCGATCGCGTATATTTGAATTTTTCTGATCCGTGGCCGAAAGCGCGTCATGAAAAACGTCGATTAACATATAAAACATTTTTAAAGCTATATGAAGATATCATGCCTGAAGACGGCGAGATTCATTTTAAAACCGATAATCAAGGACTGTTTGAATACTCGCTGAAAAGCTTTTCAGACTACGGACTTTTATTAACTTATGTTAGTTTAGATCTGCATAAAAGTGATTTCGAAGGCAACATTATGACTGAATACGAAGAGAAATTTTCTGCAAAAGGTCAAAGAATTTATCGTTCTGAAGTAAAATATCGATAA